The following proteins are co-located in the Acinetobacter sp. NCu2D-2 genome:
- a CDS encoding FUSC family protein yields MLLIKPLLAFRPNKMDWIFAIKTFVAGMLALYVAFMLNLTYPIWAIGTVFVIANPYSGMAASKSVFRVLGTLLGAVVSVAATPVLMNYPWLFSAFLAFWVGLCLYISLLDRTPRSYIFMLAGYTTVIISFNIVYNIETSSLFDMAVGRVLEITVGVLSSALIMTTILPMNIGPAVAMRVSKTLKDTRGIFDKILIDSEQKNNYSQLLSHLARDIADIHVMATHLNYEKSTLQGMTKPLQEMLNQISLLVANLVAMSERIKQLDQIDTAYREPLRQLHQNIVDFLSPETMIDESELNTLPTTFEQDFQQIFAIAQPSQHVALSSLKMDLRHFIQSIRAIRLIWQRIQQGDSTLPANVTPLGTSYPNLHRDHGVALRGGISACLVVFLSSGLWILSGWKAGFMFAEMAAIAACILSAMDNPVPALKMFIRGNVYAAIIVFIYAYGIFPNVTAFWQLAVVLALFIIYCLLLFPHPPLTGLALPMLMGVIMGLNFQNRYSLDQVFFFDATIGTIMGPILAAYIIHLVRAMSPEISAKRILALHYQAFGEALYIPYGLEFRIHLRGMLDRIGILNTKVVQSERVKKQIDRALIETSAVVDLTRLQELSQQLAADHPFKSALIELQQQLQHYFEAKAEQQSTDSIQAVIAQHLVQLQQEIQVEDANVLQRLHISLNNISSSLFHFQVAQTNETREATSWAK; encoded by the coding sequence ATGTTGCTGATTAAACCTTTACTCGCATTCCGTCCCAATAAGATGGATTGGATTTTTGCGATAAAGACCTTTGTGGCAGGTATGTTGGCACTTTATGTCGCATTCATGTTGAATTTGACCTATCCGATCTGGGCTATCGGCACAGTCTTTGTGATTGCCAATCCCTACTCGGGCATGGCTGCTTCAAAAAGTGTGTTTCGGGTTTTGGGGACTTTATTGGGTGCAGTGGTCTCGGTGGCCGCAACTCCCGTTCTAATGAATTATCCATGGCTATTTAGTGCGTTTTTAGCTTTTTGGGTCGGGCTTTGTTTGTATATCTCTTTATTAGATCGCACACCGCGCAGTTATATCTTTATGTTGGCGGGCTATACCACCGTCATCATCAGTTTCAATATTGTCTATAACATTGAAACCTCGTCGCTCTTTGATATGGCGGTCGGACGGGTATTAGAAATTACTGTCGGGGTGTTATCCAGTGCCTTGATCATGACGACCATATTGCCAATGAATATTGGTCCTGCAGTGGCTATGCGGGTGTCAAAAACCTTGAAAGACACACGGGGTATCTTCGATAAAATTTTAATAGATAGTGAACAAAAAAATAATTACAGCCAATTGTTGAGCCATTTAGCCCGTGATATTGCAGATATTCATGTCATGGCAACGCATCTTAACTATGAAAAATCGACATTGCAGGGCATGACTAAGCCCTTGCAAGAGATGCTCAATCAAATCAGCCTATTGGTTGCTAACTTGGTGGCGATGTCAGAACGAATTAAACAGTTGGATCAAATTGATACTGCATATCGTGAACCTTTACGGCAGTTACATCAAAATATTGTCGACTTTCTATCTCCAGAAACAATGATTGACGAGAGTGAGCTCAATACTTTACCTACAACGTTTGAGCAGGATTTTCAACAGATCTTTGCTATAGCGCAGCCTTCACAACATGTTGCGTTATCCAGTCTAAAAATGGACTTGCGCCACTTTATCCAAAGTATTCGGGCGATTCGCTTAATTTGGCAACGTATTCAGCAAGGTGACAGCACTTTGCCTGCCAACGTGACGCCATTAGGTACAAGTTATCCTAATTTGCATCGTGATCATGGTGTGGCATTACGTGGCGGGATCTCGGCGTGTTTAGTGGTATTTCTGTCGAGCGGCTTATGGATTCTAAGTGGCTGGAAAGCAGGCTTTATGTTTGCCGAAATGGCTGCGATTGCTGCTTGTATTTTAAGTGCGATGGATAACCCTGTTCCAGCCTTAAAAATGTTTATTCGCGGGAATGTGTATGCTGCGATTATTGTTTTTATTTATGCCTACGGCATCTTTCCGAATGTTACTGCTTTTTGGCAACTCGCTGTGGTTTTGGCTCTGTTTATTATTTATTGTTTGCTGCTTTTCCCGCATCCACCTTTGACGGGTTTGGCACTACCGATGCTGATGGGTGTCATTATGGGGCTGAACTTTCAAAACCGTTATTCACTCGACCAAGTTTTTTTCTTTGATGCAACGATTGGTACGATTATGGGTCCAATCTTGGCAGCTTATATCATTCATTTGGTTCGGGCGATGTCCCCTGAGATCAGTGCAAAACGTATATTGGCACTGCATTACCAAGCGTTTGGTGAGGCCTTATATATTCCCTATGGTCTGGAATTTCGTATTCATTTGCGCGGAATGCTCGATCGTATTGGGATATTAAATACCAAAGTTGTTCAATCTGAACGGGTAAAAAAACAGATCGATCGTGCATTAATTGAAACCAGCGCGGTGGTGGATTTAACGCGACTGCAAGAATTATCACAACAATTAGCCGCTGATCATCCATTTAAATCTGCATTGATCGAGTTACAACAGCAACTTCAACACTATTTTGAAGCCAAGGCAGAGCAACAATCTACAGATTCCATTCAAGCAGTCATAGCGCAACATTTAGTACAACTTCAGCAAGAAATTCAGGTTGAAGATGCCAATGTGCTGCAACGTCTACATATTTCTTTAAACAATATTTCTAGCAGCTTGTTTCATTTTCAAGTTGCACAAACGAATGAAACGCGTGAGGCAACATCATGGGCGAAATAA
- a CDS encoding IclR family transcriptional regulator, whose translation MALSSFGKILTVLDLFSVSRPVINVDTISEELGLSKPTSYRYLKELVSNELLQRLSGTSGDYTLGSKIAVLDFISRTTDPLVQISIPFMQEIVHRTEFSCLLTHLNYDSCIDLHSEVFKNTLLLSYGRGCPRPVYVGSSAKIMLAYLPKQSQLDYYERYATQLSEVNFAKSQDEFLTQLKKIKKQGYYFSNGELDPNIAGVSVPVKFSSKEPPLALTLLASKNRFEFVNLAKLIEILQENARLIEQKFAALNPEPIEVLK comes from the coding sequence ATGGCGCTTTCCAGTTTTGGTAAAATTTTAACGGTTCTCGATCTTTTTTCTGTATCGCGACCGGTCATCAATGTCGATACCATCAGTGAAGAATTGGGCCTCTCAAAACCAACCAGTTATCGCTATTTAAAAGAATTAGTCTCTAATGAACTACTGCAACGTCTAAGTGGTACATCGGGTGATTACACTTTAGGTTCAAAGATCGCAGTTTTGGATTTTATTTCGCGTACCACCGACCCTTTGGTGCAAATTAGCATTCCTTTTATGCAAGAAATTGTGCATCGCACTGAATTTTCTTGTCTGCTCACACATTTAAATTACGACTCGTGTATCGACCTACACAGTGAAGTGTTTAAAAATACATTACTGTTGTCGTATGGTCGTGGCTGTCCTCGTCCGGTCTATGTCGGCTCATCCGCTAAAATTATGCTGGCGTATTTACCAAAACAAAGTCAGCTCGATTACTATGAGCGTTATGCTACACAGCTTTCAGAAGTTAATTTTGCCAAAAGCCAAGATGAATTTCTAACTCAGCTCAAAAAAATAAAAAAACAAGGATATTATTTTTCTAATGGTGAGTTAGATCCGAATATTGCGGGCGTATCAGTTCCGGTTAAATTCTCAAGTAAAGAACCACCCTTAGCACTGACTTTATTGGCTTCGAAAAATCGCTTTGAGTTTGTCAATTTGGCAAAACTTATTGAAATTCTGCAAGAAAATGCACGTTTGATTGAACAGAAGTTTGCAGCCTTGAATCCAGAACCTATCGAAGTACTGAAATAA